One region of Wyeomyia smithii strain HCP4-BCI-WySm-NY-G18 chromosome 3, ASM2978416v1, whole genome shotgun sequence genomic DNA includes:
- the LOC129729555 gene encoding mitotic checkpoint serine/threonine-protein kinase BUB1-like, whose product MSVDYAIIGNNASILISRLSPFGNILDVCNVIKRVTSKNVDEFIAIFITTQILTIVDHLHSCMIIHADIKPDNFLLMKPLSLGCSTLSVQLIDFGVSIDLKLFPKKTAFKKVVKTESFTCIEMLENRSWTFQPDLYGVAGTTHVMLFGRYMEVQKDTDNWYIKTRMPRYFRKNLWDNYFSTLLNISDCEVMPNLQTLRNMLLSEINDNSKYFREKLNEFNQTLLSL is encoded by the exons ATGAGTGTGGATTATGCAATCATTGGTAACAACGCTAGTATTTTGATATCCCGATTGTCACCTTTTGGTAATATCTTGGATGTTTGCAATGTGATTAAAAGAGTCACAAGCAAAAACGTCGATGAATTCATTGCTATATTCATCACCACTCAAATTCTGACTATTGTAGACCATCTGCATAGTTGTATGATTATCCATGCGGATATCAAGCCGGATAATTTTCTGCTGATGAAACC ATTGAGCTTAGGATGCAGCACACTTTCTGTGCAGTTAATTGACTTCGGAGTCTCCATTGATTTAAagctttttccgaaaaaaacggCTTTCAAAAAG GTTGTTAAAACAGAAAGTTTCACTTGTATTGAAATGCTTGAAAACCGCTCTTGGACGTTCCAGCCAGATCTATATGGTGTTGCAGGAACAACGCATGTGATGCTGTTTGGAAGATATATGGAGGTTCAGAAAGACACGGACAACTGGTATATTAAAACACGAATGCCacgatattttcgaaaaaacttGTGGGATAATTATTTTTCAACCTTATTGAATATAAGTGATTGTGAAGTAATGCCCAACCTTCAGACCCTAAGAAATATGTTGCTATCAGAAATAAATGACAATAGTAAATATTTTCGTGAAAAGCTAAACGAGTTTAATCAAACACTTTTATCATTGTAA